The Lathyrus oleraceus cultivar Zhongwan6 chromosome 5, CAAS_Psat_ZW6_1.0, whole genome shotgun sequence genome includes the window atcgggtctgacatctggaaaaatccggcataatccagtttccttttatagcaggtacaaccatatcagttaccatgacaaagagtaactgaaacaatcctgcagcatatgtcttccatataagctccaacaggtacaacaaatatcagaagccttgtcaatgtatgtggcattctgaaacaatcctgcttgcatatgatcttcaactccagcaggtacataggatatctcatattaagacatcacacatgacatcttgtgaacactctttgttttaccaaaattgcttccaactcttagaatcaacaaactccccctttggcaaattttggctaaaacatatatctgtcctttttgttcacaaggtaaactatcagcagttaaaccacataatagtagtttaatttgcagcaaaagcaaaacaattactagctatggctactagtaatacacatatgcacaagggtacttctcctccccctaaatctgtgcaacaatcagaattactagttatggatgcaactagtaagacacacaaatgcacaatgcaccagggtactACTTCTCCCCCTCAATCTGTGCATTCAAAACAGCTACTGATCTccagtacctgtaccagccagaatgtcatactgacatctgctttAACATCAACgcctgtgcaccatatcagacatcctgtTTGGCATCTGTAAACAGACAACCATACTGTTGTAGCACATGTGCACTTCTTCCAATAATAGCTGTCCTCCAGTCCATCCACATACAACTTCCATAacaacacttctccccctttttagtcaaaattgaccaaaggtgaccaatgagacaaaataaatgtctattagtctagcagagaaagttagaacagatgttataacatttaagcatgttaaaacagaatattcaggaagtacacaacatcattatacacagcagaaagctgagataatgaacaaattcaaggaactcattaagagccctaaatattacataacaggcatcatgaggactgccacaaaatacaaaaaaacatTCAAGACAACAACCTTTCAAATAGCACCAACTTCCACCTTCCAGCACCCCTCCAGGTCTTCAATACAGGCAGaaaccattaatcagaagaagaagtatcttcttcaccttcatcttcatcttcaaaaTCTTTTGAGCTTTCAGAATAGGATTGGGATCTTGTATTTGATTCCTTTCCAGCCTTTTCTCTTTCTTCCCTTTCCAGGTTACAGATGAGAACTTCTAAAGCCTCTTTTCTAGCCTTTGCCACCTTTATCCCATTGTCCAATTCCTTGCAGGTCTCTTTCAGCTGGTCAATCAAGCTTCCTTTAGCTGTAGGCTCCCTTCtggaagatgtcatgacatcattgacatgacttccctcaaacaacttataatgaatggaCAGAGGGGTTTTTCTCCTGCTTGGGATGTCACTTGTGCTCAGAATccctggttgttggctcaggataatgccacaGATAAGGGAGGGAAAGGCAATGGGTAACTTTACAGCATTTGTAAAAGCATGTCTAATGGTTTGttcaaatatgaacttgccaaaatcatagttcacccttgttccaatagcatgaatgatCCTCCCAAGATTGATGGAGATAGTAGAGGCATGATTAGTAGGAATCCAATTAGCTGagccaatcttgtgcaagatggcatatttaacactgagctttccagctgataagtgatttctactaggccattccttaacttggccaacTGTGATAgccctacagacctcattgtttGTGGTTTCTAGATCTACTCCTCCATTCattcctctccctaggaacttgttgatgacaCTTGGGGAGAATTTTACACATTTGCCTCTTATAAACCTTGCAAAACTCCCTGCTGTTCTTATCAtgaatatcctcagggatattaacaaTAAATTCTTTAACCAGCCCCTCATAGCATTGGGGTAGAGTTACCACAGTCTTCATGAGCCCAGCATTTTTGATCAGCTCAATTATCtcctttacctctacagcttcTTGACCAAGTTCTCTTTCAATGGCTACTCTTCTCTGAATGACATATTTCCACTTTGCTGCTCCATCTTCCAAATGGAAGGAGATATTGTCTATATGGACAGCAGTAGCCTTGCCAGGAGATTTTTgaacagcctgcctttttgcaggggagatgtctgggacatcgtctttaACATCCTCCTCAGAGTCAGAGTTgtctctttcttttcttttcttaaCCTCAACCTTGCTCCAGGGTTTTGAGGGTCCTATTCCTGCAGCCGTTTTCACTCTAGCAGCTCTCATATTAGCCATACTTTTCCCTTTCTTAGCTCTCAGTTTCTCAGCTATGCTCGGTTTAACCAGATGAACCAAAGAATCATCCTCTCCTTCAGTGTTTTCTTCCTCTAGATCAATAATATCTTCTTGAGGCACATTTTGTTTCTTactaggtagggttttacctagagagcaaAGCCCTTCAGCTGCCACCTCTTTTTCTGATCTAGATGGatcatcatctttatcagcatgGGTTTTACCCTCAGGAGAGGgttcccttctggacagaggggtagagACCCCTTCAACTATATGTCCTTCACTCAGTATTCTAGTAACCAGTCTCCTTATAGCGCGATCAGTGTAATACATGTCTTTAGGAAGAGAGGAGTTACCagaggtattaccttgcttatctccagcATTGGAGGAGGTACCTGTGGTGTCGCCCGATATCATGCACAGAGGAGTGACGTCCATTACATCTTCATCTACACACCCCATAGATGGAGTCTTCGCATGTTGGGAGGATTTGGAACCAGATGATGAAGGATGTTGAGACATGGTGTAGGACTTTTGAGGAAggtttctttgccctagctgagcttTTCTTAGAAGTTGAATGGAAATGGCAATTGCTGagtttaggtagcgtgtgctgAGGGGATAGATACTATTTTCAAAGTTTGGAAATGATTTATgattaatgtggctctttcttttaaaagggcaaacattaattttatttcttttatttttttcttttaatttccaaatccctaatttcccttCCTCATATTCAATTTTATCCACATTCCTTGCAAGCTTGTCTGCTAGTTCTAGTTCAACCTCTTGACTtctgaatttgtcttccacaaatttcCTAATGGGGTGACCATAGCCAGAACAGTATTTTGTCCATATGTGTTGAATCTGATTTTTTGACCTGGCTTTAGCATTCAGGAAGTCATaatacaatgttatgacatcATGTGTAACATTGTCTGCAAATAATAGGTTCATCCAACCTAGTTGAGCCCAACTTTATCATCTTCTATACCTTTTACAGGTGTCACCCAAATCTTCTCCATAATGTCCAGAGTCCTTTGTGGCTTAGTCCCAACAGTTCCATTCTCCCTGAGACTGGTCAAATGTCCCTCTATTTGGTCTACCTTCTCAGGTttttgagccatcataaccttttATTCTCTGGacttctggtgtgacatcttggtGTGACATTTTCCCCAGCCCtgtttttcatcactcttgaggGGATCTATACTCACCCAATATTCTAAGGGACCATCCAattgagagctccatatgtagcaattgtctttggtcctgattcctctCATAATTACTTCACTCTTTATGTCAAGGATaagacattcagttttggtgaagttaacattcagaccttgatcacacagttggcTAATGCTTATGAGGTCAGCAGTTAGTCCTTTGacaagtaggaccttgtcaagtcTAGGTATTCCAAGGCAATCAAGTTTccctgttcccttgatttcaccttttgctccatctccaaaggttacatgacTTATAGTATGTTGGTGCAGATCAGTTAGCAAGTCTTGGTTCCCAGTCATGcgtctggagcatccactgtcaaagtaccattcttctttggctgagattctgaggggactttgagctatcagacttgtgaCCTTAGTCTTGGGGACCCATTGCTTTTTGATGATAGGcatgtgatgtttgggtctgaGTTTATGGTGATCCTGATGATGAGCAGTCTTAGGATAgccatacagtttatagcagaatggctttagatgaccaaatttcccacagtaatggcatctccatctttggtgttttcctttcaACTGTTTTCTCCTTTGGTGTTGGACATATtatgtgacatcacaggtttttGGATGCACCTAAATTTGGCTTGAGGTTTGACACCAGTGTTACTGCTTTTGGGTTTTGAGCtattatacccaatgccagatttgtctcctgttatttgtccacTTTGAAGAATCTTGTCCAAGGAGTCAGACCCATTgcttaacattcttacatacttggtcatctcttctaatttagaattttgaaacatgacttcagtcttcaattttgagatgatttttgcatggtctgccttctcactttccagctgtgctatcttctgatTTTCAGCTTGAGGATTTTTGTCTAGCTTGGCATTCAGGgccactgcttctgtttgtaacttggagatggtttccaagtattctatCTTTTCGTTCTCAAGTTGAGTAATTTCCTTATTCTGGCTATCAACCTGTTtgcacagctctacacttttgtgacacaactttctgtaggtagatgccaattcttcaaaggttacttcatcatcacttgactcttcatcagactcccatcttcctgtcaaagcagtcaccagatttgcagcctcctctgtatcactctcatctgaccaggtggcagcaagactcatcttctgcttcttgaggtaggtaccacattctgttctaatgtgtccatacccatcacattcatagcactttacttcttttccttctttgggatTTTCTTCTGACTTAactcttcttccattgctgatgtcagatgggatgttcttgacatttgccttggatctggcatccattttctttaacaatctgttaaactgtctccccatcatagcaacttcattggcccactctttatccacatcttgactgttttcctcttctgtgttggaaacaaaggcaatgctcttgattttcttttcagttccctcaatcaatcccatctcaaatgtttggagggagccaattaactcatctaccctcatgttggagatgtcttgagactcttctatggcagtcaccttcattgcaaatctcttagggagtgacctaagtatttttctcacaaacttttcatctgtcatcttctctcccagggctcctgaagcattagctatctcaaggatactcatgtggaattcatgaatgttttcatcctctttcatccttaagttttcaaacttggaggtgagcagctgaagtctagacatctttaccctagaggtgccttcatgagtggtcttgagaatgtcccaagcatctttggccacttcacagttatttaccagcctgaaaatattcttgtctacaccattgaatattgcattcaaggctttagagtttccaagagcaagatcatcctcctccttggaccattgttcttcaggcttcttctcagtagtggctcCTCCTTCTTTAGTGACTTCAGGGTGCACCCATCCTATCAagacagctttccaagccttcttatcaagggattttaaaaacgctaccattctaggtttccaatagtcatagttagaaccatccaggattggtggcctatgaacagatcctccatctctttccattgtaccagaaagtattgcccctagatctcacccagaaccagagcaggatgcctgctctgataccaattgaaattctggtatcagatatatgatgtcgaaggtaatgtcacgacactgatatctggttataagcaatggataaacaaaaacagaatggtaaagcaatTAACACAagaattgttaacccagttcggtgcaactcacctacatctgggggctaccaagccaggaaggaaattcactataatagaattagttcaaagactatccgtacacttcaccaagttacagtctttatcacctaatctctacccgtgcaatttctacctaagcactcttagatatgagaacccactcacttcccttacaatcacacaccctTGATTGAAAACAGtaatcccttgtgaaaagaaaatacttttcaattacaatattcttgattttacttcacattttcaatcaagaagacacactcttgatcttgcttcaaagctttgatcaagaagacaaatcagtctaattcaatcattaatggatgacttgaatgacctacagacacaaaccctagctctctctctgcatttcgctcagtcttggttgtgtgtacagtcaggttttctaagtccctttttatagaaacattggacacttgaaaaccctaaatatattttccaatcaaatcttttcatatcagctgtaaagatctccttggggaataaacaaatctggttgatatccctgacagaatgcgccagctagccatatcttcaatcaaccaatgattgccaccaattgtgcaatcacaaaacaccagacattcatactgaatgttctgtgtacaagatgtcaagacatcgggtctgacatctggaaaaatcctgcataatccagtttccttttatagcaggtacaaccataaCAGTTACCATGACAAAGAGtaactgaaacaatcctgcagcatatgtcttccatataagctccagcaggtacaacaaatatcagaagccttgtcaatgtatgtggcattctgaaacaatcctgcttgcatatgatcttcaactccagcaggtacataggatatctcatgttaagacatcacacatgacatcttgtgaacactctttgttttaccaaaattgttgccaactcttagaatcaacaaacttGACTTATCATCCAACTTTCTTCTCAGCTGATATGGCATGTGTCTATGTGAAATTATATCCAAACACCTTTAAGTGACTTGAGTTAGGtttgacaccagaccaacattctttTGGAGTGATACCTTCAAGCTTCTTTGTCGGACATCTGTTTATTATGTATGTTGTAGTCGAAACAACCTCACCCCATAGCTCATTTGGGAGATGCTTGCCTTTTAACAcacttctcaccatattcataatggttatGTTCTTTATTTCAACAataccattttgttgaggagtgTATGGCGGCACCACCTTATGCACAATTCCTTCTTTTGTACATAGTGTGTCAAAATCTTTCGACACATACTCTCCACCTCCACCTGTCCTAAGAACCTTAATCTTGTGACcactctgtctttcgaccatTTCTTTGAACTTGGTGAAAACATCGATCAcatcacttttcttgattaagTAGGTCCACAACTTTATGTTGTAATCATCAATAAATGCAACAAAGTACTTGTTACTTCCAAGTAAGTCTACCTGGAGAGGACCATACACATCTTAGTAGATTATCTCGAGAGTGGCTTTCAACTTGCTTCTTGCATCCTTGTTGAAACAATTCTCATGTTTCTTCGCTTGAACACATTCTTCACATACTTCTTCTAGAATATGGATTTCTAGTAGGCCTGAAATCGTGTTCTTCCTCTTCAGATTACTAATGTCATTGAAATTCAAGTGATCAAGTTTGTAATGCCATAACCATTCATCTTTGCTAGCTACAGTCGCCAGGAACCTGTGTTCCAACAACCCAAGTTCAATTCTGAAGGATCTATTTCGAGATATAAGAACCTTCAAGATTAACTTGTTTCTCGAGTTAGTCACTTTTGTCATTCTATCTTTGATAATACATCATAATTCCTCTTGATCAGTTGACATATACTTAGCAGATCACTCTTCATGCAAGGTATGTACAACACATTAGAAATTACTGATCATTTACCATAGTTTCTCCTAGTCAGATCATCACCAATACCTTCAATAGATAGGGTATTGTCATTTGTAAATTTTACCTTGTTCTTCGACGAGGTAATAATGTTGAtaaaccaatcttttcttccatTCATGTGCAATGAATAACCTGAGTCGAGATACCATTGATTTTTgaatctttcttcttcttttgttgtGACAATTAGCATCATTTCGTGTTCTGCAGGTTTTGCACCGCTTTCTTGATCTTTCTTTCCTCCTTGACATTGACTTGCATAATCTCCATATTTTTTACAATTGTAGCACTGAATATGACTTTTATCAGGTTTTCTTCCatcacctcttcctctacctacaCAACCACCTCTCTGATTGTTTTGGTTAGAAGATTTGTCTAATTTGATGAACTCCCTTATGATGGTTTCCTCTACTACTCGAATTGTTGTAACTTCCTTTTCCCTTGTTACCATTCTATCTTCCTTTGTCTTTCTTAGTCGACTGAGCTTGTATAGCCACATCACTCTTCGACTTGCTTGTAGTTCACTCATCAATTCTTTATTCGTTAAATTCAAGAGTCCCTTGAAGCTCTTCTTTTGTCATACTTGACAAATCATTTgattcttctatggctactaccacatgatcaaactttggagccaatgacctcaatATCTTTGACACTACAAATTTTGATGTCAACACTTTTCCACGTGTTTTGATTTTATTGTGTCTTGTTACTTTGGTGAAGAAATCAGTCACGTTTTCATTGTCTTCCatatgaaataattcatacattcatttgtgagtttgtaacctcacctccTTCACTTTCTCAGCGCCTCCAAATGATTTCTCCAGGATGTCACATACTTCCTTTTTTGAATCTAcatcaccaactttctcaaagttgtctggatcaacacattgatggattaaAAAGAGAGTCTTgtaatctttcttcttcaaatATTTGTGTGTAGCTTTTTGTTCATCCGTAACATTCTCTCCAATTGGTGTTACTCCAttcttcacaagatcccaaagataTTGATAACAGAAAACAACATTCATCTGCTTACACCAATTTTCATAGTTCTTACCATTCAAGATTGGAAGATTCACCAGAAAGTGCTCGTTCAAATGATTCATGACTCAATACGTCCCAAAGATCACACAGTCAGTGCTCTAGATATCAGATGTAGAAAAACTCAAATCTTGAAGTTAACCGAATCAGTCTTGATTAACaagaatcaatctttctgattgatCACGCCTCTTGTTCTTCATCATTTACTCAAGTGAAACGACTACTCCTTGGTTGTAAGATGATTCTACCCTACATAGAGAATCAAAAAATAAAACAATGCAATTGAAAAGAGAGAAAATAAACTCTTGAGAAAGAAGAAGAATGAATATTATTGTGCAAACTGCACTCTAAGTGTTTGCTACAATATGTGTTAATCACAACTGTGATTTTAGAAACTACATAATGGTTTCTTTTTCAAATGAAATAGAACTCCActctatttatagatgagattaCTTTCACTCTAAATAATCACAAAATAACCAACTCAATTAAAACTAAGCTAAGTTAATCCATTTCGACTTTGTCGACTCCTTCGACAACTACATGCTTCGACAGAGTATATTTGACTTTCTGTCAAATATAACAAATACAAACATTGTTCGACACAAACACCTTTCGACTTCGACACAAAGAATTACATATTTAACAAGATATTAGATTTATAAAAAATCTAATTCGATAAATTTATTGTTTAAAAAAATCGATAAAAATACAAATCAGAAGTTTTGAATAGACTACCTAATTTTTCAATTTTACTAAAAATACAGGATTTTTTTTCCAAACTTTTTGATAAAATTTTAACAAGgataattataaaaataaaaaatgtgtCCAGCCCAAAAGGCATATATATCAGAATAACTAAAAGAAATATGCTtaagaaaagaaaaagagaatCTCGAAACACACGTGAATTTATTTCAATCAATGTATATACAGTCCAATAATACAAAACACATATGAAGGTTATTCATACGTATTAATATATAGTTTTAATATCATAATATACTTTCACACACACAGACACATATTGGCCAATTATTGATATCAATAACATACAAACCATGGCCAGAGACACTCCACTCCCATCACGAAATTAGGCTTTCAGCTCTTACACTTCTTAACGTACGGAATACAATATTTAGTAGGATTAAGTAGACACAACTTATGCAATTTCAAACATATCCCAATCCTTGGGAGCCCATACCCAAATCCTGGGTTGTCTGTGGTTGTTACATGATACTTGTTACTACGAGCTTCATCTCTCTTCATTTGATTCCCACTTCTTGCACCCTCGACAGCACTATAGCCATTCAGAATTAATGCCATACAAATGACAAGTAGAACAAGTGAAGCAGTGGTTTTTGCCATTGTAAACAGATACTTCTTATCGAGATTTTGTTTTGCATGGCTTCGTTTCACTCCAAATTATATAGCACTCTTGATTTTCTTAAATGACAAAATTAATCAGTTAATGTGGCTTTGCGTGAGAAAAAATATTTTGACCAAATTAAGGTAGTTAAACCGTGTGGGAAGTATGCATGGTGTTAAATATGAGGGTTAATTAATTGACAAGTTGATTGGTATTGAAGGGATAAATAGAAATTAATTAGTTCATTGATAGGAAAACTTGCTAACAGACTTAGTGAAATATAGGGTGATGAGTTGAGCTATTGATTATGCATTTGTATATTTTCACTTTCACGTGGTTGTTGATTCTCTTTCAGGCCTTTTATAGATACTCACTACCACATTTTATACTAAAAGTTGAAATTGTAACTGAGCCTAAACTAAAACTAAGgtatatattttatattttgatattttaataTGAAGGGATTATAATggattaaaataaaatataatagaacTGTTCTTGTAAGTGATCTGATTTATTATGACATTAACGTTTATAAGCTCAAGGACCTAAGAGGTAGGTATCTCTGTAACTGTAAAGCATGTCTCATTTAGTAGTCACCTATCAATGTTGGGCATGAGTCTCTAAATACAAGAGATTGGGGTGAATTGTGTTGGATTAAAAAATCCATTTTCAATATAAAAATCTTTTACAAAAATAAAGTTTAAAACTcttttgtaaaacaaataatgtatAAGAAGTGGAAATAACAAATTGAAAGATAGGAATTTAAGAAATAAGAGAAAATACCATAACTATAAAGGTTCGGTCTTAATGAAGTGACAAAGCCACTCCCCGAGAATTGCTCTTGAAAGATTTCAATATCTTGAGAGCTTTTAACATAAAATTCCCCTAAACCTCCATTTATAAGTATTGGAGTTTTTCAATGGCTAACTTCTTAACCAACAATGACTAGAGTTTTAAGTATGAAGACATCTATAACCAACTGAGAGTTTTTAGCGCAGGCTAAATTCACGAACCAAAAAAGAGCTTTTAACAGATGGATAAGACCACAAACCTATTGATGATAGTCCTTCATTGCATATAATTAGAAGAATCGGTGAAAAATGGGCGAAAGATATGtcaaaatgaagaagaaagacccAAGAATGAGTGAAAAATAACCAAGTACGGAAGAATGGGACTTAGTGAAAGTTCTAGTGAAAAGGGGTGAATTTTGAGCAACTATAATCACGCGTGCCATCGTGCTCCATTGCATGCGTGATAGAGTTGAAAAGGTTACATCGTGTGCGCGATTGCGTGCCATCGTGCGCCATTGCGTGCGCCATTTAGGTTATTTTATGAAATCAAGAGAGGATTCTCAAGAGGTTTAAGTGTGTGAGTGAATTTCCTTTGTAAAATTGATAGTTCTTCTTATACCTTTACAAACATTGATCACTCGACACAAGCAGACAAACATTCACACTTTCTTTTTTTCACAACTCTGGAGCATATGGTTGCATTATCTTTTATGTTAGCACGTAACTAATGAGTCTTTAAAAAATCTTCATTATAACTTATGTCATCTAACAAATCGCATGATCATAGATCTTTACAGACTTCATTGAACGCCTCATGACATAAAGTGTTTTCTTCGTATATAGGCCAAATTAACTTGATCTCAAAGCATAACAATGTGTATGATCACGGCTTTTATCAAAACAACTTGATTAGCCTAACTTGATCAATCACAACTTTTATACTCAAGCACATCCACTTGAACACTACATCAGATGACCTCAaggattcatcttgatcaacatatCTTGATAAATACATTTTGAGCTTCAATCACTTAACATTATCTCTTTGTTAACATACCAAGCATCATCACTTGGTTAACACATCAAGGATCGTCAAGTCAAAGTCTGGGTACCAAAGGTGAaaactgtaacaacccgtataatatatatctagaataatatcatacaagtgtcATTATTTGGTATTGACACAATCATAAGTGCCCATTGGcatcattatatacacatgtTCAAACTAAAAACATGAATGACACGTGTCATATAATAAAGCCTAAAaataaaatctaagaactatgtacaatatcttcattgtacACAACTCCACAACAGAAGATCACGATAATCATCGTCCCTTGAAACAACAGTAGATAGTTTCCCTTGAATTCAACCTAcaaggaatacctgaaaaataataataataatg containing:
- the LOC127078437 gene encoding uncharacterized protein LOC127078437 — its product is MSQHPSSSGSKSSQHAKTPSMGCVDEDVMDVTPLCMISGDTTGTSSNAGDKQGNTSGNSSLPKDMYYTDRAIRRLVTRILSEGHIVEGVSTPLSRREPSPEGKTHADKDDDPSRSEKEVAAEGLCSLGKTLPSKKQNVPQEDIIDLEEENTEGEDDSLVHLVKPSIAEKLRAKKGKSMANMRAARVKTAAGIGPSKPWSKVEVKKRKERDNSDSEEDVKDDVPDISPAKRQAVQKSPGKATAVHIDNISFHLEDGAAKWKYVIQRRVAIERELGQEAVEVKEIIELIKNAGLMKTVVTLPQCYEGLVKEFIVNIPEDIHDKNSREFCKVYKRQMCKILPKCHQQVPRERNEWRSRSRNHKQ